In one Capricornis sumatraensis isolate serow.1 chromosome 1, serow.2, whole genome shotgun sequence genomic region, the following are encoded:
- the LOC138084891 gene encoding LOW QUALITY PROTEIN: E3 ubiquitin-protein ligase RNF170-like (The sequence of the model RefSeq protein was modified relative to this genomic sequence to represent the inferred CDS: inserted 2 bases in 1 codon) has product MARYQGEVQSLKLDDDSVIEGXNAHQNIHPENQELVRVLREQLQTEQDAPAAARQQFYTDMYCPICLHQASLPVETNCGHLFCGTCIVAYWRYGSWLGAISCPICRQTVTLLLPVFGENDQSQDVVSLHQDISDYNRRFSGQPRSIMERIMDLPTLLRHAFREMFSVGGLFWMFRIRIILCLMGAFFYLISPLDFVPEALFGILGFLDDFFVIFLLLIYISIMYREVITQRLNR; this is encoded by the exons ATGGCCAGATATCAAGGTGAAGTTCAAAGTTTGAAACTGGATGATGATTCAGTCATAGAAGG AAATGCACATCAAAATATtcacccagaaaaccaagagcTAGTGAGGGTGCTTCGGGAACAGCTTCAAACAGAACAGGATGCACCTGCTGCTGCCCGACAGCAGTTCTACACTGACATGTACTGTCCAATCTGCTTACACCAAGCTTCCCTCCCCGTGGAGACCAACTGTGGACATCTCTTTTGCGGTACCTGCATTGTGGCATACTGGCGATACGGTTCGTGGCTTGGGGCCATCAGTTGTCCAATCTGTCGACAAACGGTGACTTTACTGCTACCAGTATTTGGTGAAAATGACCAGTCTCAGGATGTTGTCTCACTGCATCAGGATATCAGTGATTATAACCGGAGATTCTCAGGGCAGCCCAGATCTATTATGGAAAGAATTATGGACCTCCCCACTTTACTGAGGCATGCATTCAGAGAGATGTTTTCAGTCGGGGGCCTTTTCTGGATGTTCCGTATCAGGATAATACTTTGTTTGATGGGAGCGTTTTTCTATCTTATATCACCTCTAGATTTTGTACCCGAAGCCTTGTTTGGAATTCTCGGCTTTCTCGATGATTTCTTTGTCATCTTTTTGTTGCTCATCTACATCTCTATTATGTATCGAGAAGTAATAACACAGAGactaaacagatga